One region of Streptomyces subrutilus genomic DNA includes:
- the cobT gene encoding nicotinate-nucleotide--dimethylbenzimidazole phosphoribosyltransferase: MTDTGQVPGEGHPDNAGMVDQQGIPAQVQLQPPLPAGYAFQDLVDDPAGPEDEELLLMPSGQGAWSDPQVVPPAPAFPVEPSLYGDAPYGTEPAYQEAPAYHEPAAYPEFPSYGAGAHETGGRDSGALDLGGLVVPPPAAPAQAAPAAPVRRPLHMGPPVPEATGGVVRSLADRGPAAAPAPVRRSGPPATGPEYLDLPAAPAPQLTDIPPQAGAPWAPEPAPVAVPAPEAAEPEAQPEAQPEPQPVAVPEPEPVVAAAQEPVAAVVPEAEPVVAVVQEPVAPAVPEPVVAAAPEPVLAAVPEPVVAAAPEPVLAAVPEPVVAAAPEPEAAPAPVAEPEPAPAPVPVEAAAPEPQPEPEFVPAPAPAEAVVPAPEHAQALAEPFAGPTPAEAAQPEPAQPEAAAAEPAALVTPAPVPAQPEAAAAEPAALVTPAPVPAQPEAPAAEPQPAAAEPVPAEPVPAAPAEPLAAAPAEPVTVEPLAAEPVHAQAPAETEPVEAEPPAAEAETEAQPEFLPAEPAAGDPAPAYDDAEREAVLRVMRERRDIRKGFRTDPIPHEVLLRVLEAAHTAPSVGHSQPWDFVVIRSAETRRTMHELAQRQREAYANSLPKARAKQFKELKIEAILDTPVNIVVTADPTRGGRHTLGRHTQPQMAPYSSALAVENLWLAARAEGLGVGWVSFFDEREMVRALGLPEHLEVVAYLCVGYVDEFPEEPELAQAGWSQRRPLSWVVHEETYGRRALPGEEPHDLLSETVAGIRPLDAKALGEAWERQKRMTKPAGALGMLEIISAQLSGLSRVCPPPIPEPAAVAIFAGDHGVHAQGVTPWPQEVTTQMVANFLGGGAVCNAFANQVGAEVCVIDVGVAGDLPATPGLLPRKVRPGTADLSTGPAMTREEAVAAIEVGIETARDLVAAGNKALLTGEMGIANTTVSAALISVFTGVDPAEVTGRGTGINDETHARKVEVVRRALDLHQPDPADPIGVLAAVGGLEHAAIVGLLLGGASLRTPVILDGVSAGAAALVARAIAPEALSACIAGHRSAEPGHVAALNKLGLRPLVDLDLRLGEGTGALLALPLVQSAARAMHEVATFDSAGVTEK, from the coding sequence ATGACTGACACCGGCCAGGTCCCGGGCGAGGGTCACCCGGACAACGCGGGCATGGTGGATCAGCAGGGCATCCCCGCTCAGGTCCAGCTCCAGCCCCCGCTGCCCGCCGGCTACGCCTTCCAGGACCTCGTGGACGACCCGGCCGGGCCGGAGGACGAGGAACTGCTCCTGATGCCGAGCGGCCAGGGCGCGTGGAGCGACCCGCAGGTGGTCCCGCCGGCCCCCGCCTTCCCCGTCGAGCCCTCCCTCTACGGGGACGCGCCGTACGGCACCGAGCCGGCCTACCAGGAGGCTCCGGCCTACCACGAGCCGGCCGCGTACCCCGAGTTCCCGTCCTACGGCGCCGGCGCCCACGAGACCGGCGGCCGTGACTCCGGCGCCCTCGACCTCGGCGGGCTCGTCGTGCCTCCGCCCGCCGCGCCGGCCCAGGCCGCCCCCGCCGCCCCGGTCCGGCGTCCGCTGCACATGGGTCCGCCCGTGCCCGAGGCCACCGGCGGAGTCGTACGGTCCCTCGCGGACCGGGGTCCCGCCGCGGCGCCCGCGCCCGTGCGCCGGTCCGGCCCGCCGGCCACGGGTCCGGAGTACCTGGACCTCCCCGCGGCCCCCGCGCCGCAGCTGACCGACATCCCGCCGCAGGCCGGCGCCCCCTGGGCCCCGGAGCCGGCGCCGGTCGCCGTCCCGGCTCCCGAGGCCGCCGAACCCGAAGCCCAGCCGGAGGCCCAGCCCGAGCCCCAGCCGGTCGCCGTCCCTGAGCCGGAGCCGGTCGTGGCCGCCGCACAGGAGCCGGTCGCTGCCGTCGTGCCGGAGGCGGAGCCGGTTGTCGCCGTCGTGCAGGAGCCGGTCGCCCCCGCCGTGCCGGAGCCCGTCGTGGCGGCCGCGCCCGAGCCGGTCCTGGCCGCCGTACCCGAGCCGGTCGTGGCGGCCGCGCCCGAGCCGGTCCTGGCCGCCGTACCCGAGCCGGTCGTGGCGGCCGCGCCCGAGCCGGAGGCCGCGCCGGCGCCCGTCGCCGAACCGGAGCCCGCCCCGGCCCCCGTCCCGGTCGAGGCCGCCGCCCCGGAACCGCAGCCCGAGCCGGAGTTCGTCCCGGCGCCCGCCCCCGCGGAAGCGGTGGTTCCGGCGCCGGAGCACGCCCAGGCCCTCGCCGAGCCCTTCGCCGGGCCGACGCCCGCGGAGGCGGCCCAGCCCGAGCCGGCCCAGCCCGAGGCGGCCGCCGCCGAGCCGGCCGCCCTCGTCACGCCGGCCCCCGTGCCGGCCCAGCCCGAGGCGGCCGCCGCCGAGCCGGCCGCCCTCGTCACGCCGGCACCCGTGCCGGCCCAGCCCGAGGCGCCGGCCGCGGAGCCGCAGCCCGCGGCCGCGGAGCCCGTCCCGGCGGAGCCCGTCCCGGCCGCCCCGGCGGAGCCCCTCGCGGCGGCCCCGGCCGAGCCCGTCACGGTGGAGCCCCTCGCGGCGGAGCCGGTCCACGCACAGGCCCCGGCGGAAACCGAGCCGGTGGAGGCCGAGCCCCCGGCCGCCGAAGCCGAGACCGAAGCCCAGCCCGAGTTCCTGCCCGCCGAGCCCGCCGCAGGCGACCCGGCTCCCGCCTACGACGACGCCGAGCGCGAAGCCGTCCTGCGCGTCATGCGCGAGCGCCGCGACATCCGCAAGGGCTTCCGCACCGACCCGATCCCGCACGAGGTGCTGCTCCGCGTCCTGGAAGCGGCCCACACCGCGCCCAGCGTCGGCCACTCCCAGCCCTGGGACTTCGTCGTCATCCGCTCCGCCGAAACCCGCCGGACGATGCACGAGCTCGCCCAGCGCCAGCGCGAGGCCTACGCGAACTCCCTGCCCAAGGCCCGGGCGAAGCAGTTCAAGGAACTCAAGATCGAGGCCATCCTCGACACCCCGGTGAACATCGTCGTCACCGCCGACCCCACCCGCGGCGGCCGCCACACCCTCGGCCGGCACACCCAGCCGCAGATGGCCCCGTACTCCTCGGCCCTCGCCGTCGAGAACCTCTGGCTCGCCGCGCGCGCCGAAGGCCTCGGTGTCGGCTGGGTCAGCTTCTTCGACGAGCGCGAGATGGTCCGCGCGCTCGGCCTGCCGGAGCACCTGGAGGTCGTCGCCTACCTGTGCGTCGGGTACGTCGACGAGTTCCCCGAGGAGCCCGAGCTCGCGCAGGCGGGCTGGTCCCAGCGCCGCCCGCTGTCCTGGGTCGTCCACGAGGAGACGTACGGGCGCCGCGCGCTGCCCGGCGAAGAGCCGCACGACCTGCTCTCCGAGACCGTCGCCGGCATCCGCCCGCTCGACGCCAAGGCGCTCGGCGAGGCGTGGGAGCGGCAGAAGCGCATGACCAAGCCCGCCGGGGCCCTGGGCATGCTGGAGATCATCTCGGCCCAGCTCAGCGGCCTCTCCCGGGTCTGCCCGCCGCCGATCCCGGAGCCCGCGGCCGTCGCGATCTTCGCCGGTGACCACGGCGTGCACGCCCAGGGCGTCACTCCGTGGCCGCAGGAGGTCACCACCCAGATGGTGGCCAACTTCCTGGGCGGCGGCGCCGTCTGCAACGCCTTCGCCAACCAGGTCGGCGCCGAGGTCTGCGTGATCGACGTGGGTGTCGCGGGTGACCTGCCCGCCACCCCCGGCCTGCTCCCGCGCAAGGTCCGCCCGGGCACCGCCGACCTCTCCACCGGTCCGGCGATGACCCGCGAGGAGGCCGTCGCGGCCATCGAGGTCGGCATCGAGACCGCCCGCGACCTGGTCGCGGCGGGCAACAAGGCCCTGCTCACCGGCGAGATGGGCATCGCGAACACCACCGTGTCCGCCGCGCTGATCTCGGTCTTCACCGGGGTCGACCCGGCCGAGGTGACCGGCCGCGGCACGGGCATCAACGACGAGACCCACGCCCGCAAGGTCGAGGTCGTACGCCGCGCCCTGGACCTCCACCAGCCGGACCCGGCGGACCCGATCGGCGTCCTGGCGGCCGTCGGCGGCC
- the cbiE gene encoding precorrin-6y C5,15-methyltransferase (decarboxylating) subunit CbiE → MADRVTVIGWDGSPLTAAARSALSAATLVAGAAHHLALPEVPPTAERIRLGSLGLAARRIAGHRGTAVVFADGDPGFFGVVRTLRAPEHGLEVEVVPAVSSVAAAFARAGMPWDDAQVVVAHPRTLRRAVNVIRAHGKVAVLTSPGAGPAELALLLDGVHRTFVICEELGTDREQVSVLTSDKAADHTWRDPNVVIVIGGGAGQALDAEPGWLLGQSSERARPGDRGWARPQPDTGEGESAQLRAAQLARLGPRTGDLVWDIGAGSGGVAVDAAVLGAAVIAVDADPEACARTTAAARQRGVQIQVIAGRAPHVLENLPEPDVVRVGGGGAAVVAAVADRRPERIVSHASTRDEAEAIGRSLTEHGYAVECALLQSVGLDTRTWAEQERSVVFLLAAERPRTR, encoded by the coding sequence ATGGCCGACCGGGTCACGGTGATCGGCTGGGACGGCTCGCCCCTGACCGCGGCAGCCCGGTCCGCGCTCTCCGCCGCGACCCTGGTGGCCGGCGCCGCCCACCACCTCGCGCTCCCCGAGGTCCCGCCCACCGCGGAGCGCATCCGCCTCGGCAGCCTCGGCCTCGCCGCCCGCCGCATCGCCGGCCACCGCGGCACCGCCGTCGTCTTCGCCGACGGCGACCCCGGCTTCTTCGGCGTCGTACGCACCCTGCGCGCCCCGGAGCACGGCCTGGAGGTCGAGGTCGTCCCGGCCGTCTCCTCCGTCGCAGCCGCCTTCGCCCGAGCCGGCATGCCCTGGGACGACGCCCAGGTCGTCGTCGCCCACCCCCGCACCCTGCGCCGCGCCGTCAACGTCATCCGGGCCCACGGCAAGGTCGCCGTCCTCACCTCGCCCGGGGCCGGCCCCGCCGAACTCGCCCTGCTCCTCGACGGGGTCCACCGCACCTTCGTCATCTGCGAGGAACTGGGCACCGACCGGGAACAGGTGAGCGTCCTCACTTCCGACAAGGCCGCCGACCACACCTGGCGCGACCCCAACGTCGTCATCGTCATCGGCGGCGGAGCCGGCCAGGCCCTGGACGCCGAGCCCGGCTGGCTGCTCGGCCAGAGCTCCGAGCGGGCCCGCCCCGGCGACCGCGGCTGGGCCCGCCCCCAGCCGGACACCGGGGAAGGGGAGTCGGCCCAGCTGCGGGCCGCCCAGCTCGCCCGGCTCGGCCCGCGCACCGGCGACCTGGTCTGGGACATCGGAGCCGGCTCCGGCGGCGTCGCCGTGGACGCCGCGGTACTCGGCGCCGCCGTCATCGCCGTCGACGCCGACCCGGAGGCCTGCGCACGGACAACTGCCGCCGCCCGACAGCGCGGAGTGCAGATCCAGGTCATCGCCGGACGCGCCCCCCACGTCCTGGAGAACCTCCCCGAGCCCGACGTCGTACGCGTGGGCGGCGGGGGAGCCGCGGTCGTCGCCGCCGTCGCCGACCGCCGCCCCGAACGGATCGTCAGCCACGCCTCCACCCGCGACGAGGCCGAGGCCATCGGCCGCTCCCTCACCGAACACGGGTACGCCGTCGAGTGCGCGCTGCTCCAGTCCGTGGGCCTGGACACCCGTACCTGGGCCGAACAGGAGCGCTCCGTCGTCTTCCTCCTGGCTGCCGAGCGCCCCAGGACCCGCTGA
- a CDS encoding GNAT family N-acetyltransferase — protein sequence MTTTFPDVTISTDRLVLRPFEEEDVTALTEMMNDEGVTAWTSVPHPYTRADARRWATRLSHAERTEGRGIVFAVTEFLTQRLVGIVHLQNTNWRTRATEVGYLTAPWARGEGYASESVLAVTRWLFRDQGFERLELRTPADNTASQQVAQKIGCISEGVLRNAWIVRTQAADGSWTDTRTDLIVWSLVPEDLDDADGYGDYDGYDGYDAYSVDRADGADRELTR from the coding sequence ATGACTACCACCTTCCCGGACGTCACCATCAGCACGGACCGGCTGGTGCTGCGCCCCTTCGAGGAAGAGGACGTCACCGCGCTCACCGAGATGATGAACGACGAGGGCGTCACCGCCTGGACCTCGGTACCGCACCCCTACACGCGGGCCGACGCCCGCCGCTGGGCCACCCGCCTCTCGCACGCCGAGCGCACCGAGGGCCGCGGCATCGTCTTCGCCGTCACCGAGTTCCTCACCCAGCGCCTCGTCGGCATCGTCCACCTCCAGAACACCAACTGGCGCACCCGCGCCACGGAGGTCGGCTACCTCACCGCCCCCTGGGCCCGCGGCGAGGGCTACGCCAGCGAGTCCGTACTCGCGGTGACCCGCTGGCTCTTCCGCGACCAGGGCTTCGAACGCCTCGAACTGCGCACGCCCGCCGACAACACCGCCTCCCAGCAGGTGGCGCAGAAGATCGGCTGCATCAGCGAGGGAGTCCTGCGCAACGCCTGGATAGTGCGCACCCAGGCGGCCGACGGCAGCTGGACCGACACCCGCACCGACCTCATCGTCTGGAGCCTCGTCCCCGAGGACCTCGACGACGCGGACGGCTACGGCGACTACGACGGCTATGACGGATACGACGCCTACTCCGTCGACCGAGCCGACGGCGCGGACCGGGAACTGACCCGATGA
- a CDS encoding MetQ/NlpA family ABC transporter substrate-binding protein, producing the protein MRKNIKLTALAATATALALGLTACGSSSDPSSTKADGGKTDESKPLVIAASPSPHADILNFVKDKLAAKEGLKLEVKEFTDYVLPNTATQQGQVDGNYFQHKPYLDDFNKKNGTTIVPVANVHLEPLGLYSKKVKTLADIKAGQTIAVPNDTTNEGRALQLLAANNLITLKEGVGTGAKLSDITDKKGLEFKELEAATVPRALNDVDAAVINGNYAIEADLSPAKDALALEKAEDNPYANFLAVKDGNQDDPRIQKLAKLLNSDDVKKFIEEKYRGSVVPAFAAPAS; encoded by the coding sequence GTGCGTAAGAACATCAAGCTCACCGCCCTCGCCGCCACCGCGACCGCGCTCGCGCTGGGCCTCACCGCCTGCGGCAGCTCCTCGGACCCGTCCTCCACCAAGGCCGACGGCGGCAAGACCGACGAGAGCAAGCCGCTCGTCATCGCGGCCTCCCCGAGCCCGCACGCCGACATCCTGAACTTCGTCAAGGACAAGCTCGCGGCGAAGGAAGGCCTCAAGCTGGAGGTCAAGGAGTTCACGGACTACGTCCTGCCGAACACCGCCACCCAGCAGGGCCAGGTCGACGGCAACTACTTCCAGCACAAGCCGTACCTCGACGACTTCAACAAGAAGAACGGCACGACCATCGTGCCCGTCGCGAACGTGCACCTGGAGCCCCTCGGTCTCTACTCCAAGAAGGTCAAGACCCTCGCGGACATCAAGGCCGGCCAGACCATCGCCGTCCCCAACGACACCACCAACGAGGGCCGCGCGCTCCAGCTGCTCGCCGCGAACAACCTGATCACCCTCAAGGAAGGTGTCGGCACCGGCGCCAAGCTGTCCGACATCACCGACAAGAAGGGCCTGGAGTTCAAGGAGCTGGAGGCCGCCACGGTCCCGCGCGCCCTGAACGACGTGGACGCCGCCGTCATCAACGGCAACTACGCGATCGAGGCCGACCTGTCGCCCGCCAAGGACGCCCTGGCCCTGGAGAAGGCCGAGGACAACCCCTACGCCAACTTCCTCGCGGTCAAGGACGGCAACCAGGACGACCCGCGGATCCAGAAGCTCGCCAAGCTCCTGAACTCCGACGACGTCAAGAAGTTCATCGAGGAGAAGTACCGGGGCTCGGTCGTCCCGGCCTTCGCCGCCCCCGCCTCCTGA
- a CDS encoding methionine ABC transporter permease produces MTWSEMQPLLGQGTYDTLYMVLWSTLVTVLGGLPIGILLVLTDKGGLLQNRPLNKVLGVIVNIGRSLPFIILLIFLIPVTTAVVGTFIGPTAMIVPLAIGAIPFFARLVETAVREVDHGLIEAVESMGGGIPTLVGKVLLPQALPSLVAGVTTTVITLVGYSAMAGAVGGEGLGSKAITYGFQRFETGFMVATVVVLIVIVTVIQLIGDGVVRLLARRGRTA; encoded by the coding sequence GTGACCTGGTCCGAGATGCAGCCCCTGCTCGGCCAGGGCACCTACGACACCCTCTACATGGTGCTGTGGTCCACCCTGGTGACCGTCCTGGGCGGACTGCCCATCGGCATCCTGCTGGTCCTCACCGACAAGGGCGGCCTCCTGCAGAACCGGCCGCTCAACAAGGTGCTCGGCGTGATCGTGAACATAGGCCGCTCGCTGCCGTTCATCATCCTGCTGATCTTCCTGATCCCGGTCACCACCGCGGTCGTGGGCACTTTCATCGGCCCCACCGCCATGATCGTCCCGCTCGCCATCGGCGCCATCCCCTTCTTCGCCCGGCTCGTCGAGACCGCCGTCCGCGAGGTGGACCACGGCCTGATCGAGGCCGTCGAGTCCATGGGCGGCGGCATCCCCACCCTCGTCGGCAAGGTGCTCCTGCCGCAGGCCCTGCCCTCCCTGGTCGCCGGTGTCACCACCACCGTGATCACCCTGGTCGGCTACTCGGCCATGGCCGGCGCCGTCGGCGGCGAAGGCCTCGGCTCCAAGGCCATCACCTACGGCTTCCAGCGCTTCGAGACCGGATTCATGGTCGCCACCGTCGTCGTGCTGATCGTCATCGTCACGGTGATCCAGCTGATCGGCGACGGCGTGGTCCGCCTCTTGGCCCGCCGCGGCCGGACAGCCTGA
- a CDS encoding methionine ABC transporter ATP-binding protein, translating into MITTSGLTKVYQSRGREVTALDGVDLHVREGEVYGVIGQSGAGKSSLIRCVNLLERPTTGTVSVDGVDLTALAGRGRRAGKELREARSRIGMVFQHFNLLSSRTVQGNVELPLEILGVSGRERSRKALELLDLVGLADKAKAYPTQLSGGQKQRVGIARALAGDPKVLLSDEATSALDPETTRSILQLLRDLNQQLGLTVLLITHEMDVVKSVCDSAALMKRGRIVESGTVAELLATPGSELAGELFPVTGAATGPDRTVVDVTFHGEAAAQPVISQLSRTYNIDISILGAAMDTVAGRQIGRMRIELPGRFEDNVVPVGFLREQGLQVDVVGEEDTGAKADTIDDELASLVKDGAK; encoded by the coding sequence GTGATCACCACATCGGGCCTCACGAAGGTCTACCAGTCCCGTGGCCGCGAGGTCACCGCCCTGGACGGCGTGGACCTCCACGTCCGCGAGGGCGAGGTATACGGAGTCATCGGCCAGAGCGGCGCCGGCAAGTCCTCCCTGATCCGCTGCGTGAACCTGCTCGAGCGCCCCACCACGGGCACCGTGAGCGTCGACGGCGTCGACCTCACCGCGCTCGCGGGCCGCGGCCGCCGCGCCGGCAAGGAACTGCGCGAGGCCCGCAGCCGCATCGGCATGGTCTTCCAGCACTTCAACCTGCTGTCCTCGCGCACGGTCCAGGGCAACGTCGAGCTGCCCCTGGAGATCCTCGGCGTCTCCGGCCGCGAGCGCTCCCGCAAGGCCCTGGAACTCCTCGACCTCGTCGGCCTCGCCGACAAGGCCAAGGCCTACCCCACCCAGCTCTCCGGCGGCCAGAAGCAGCGCGTCGGCATCGCCCGCGCCCTGGCCGGCGACCCCAAAGTGCTGCTGTCCGACGAGGCCACCAGCGCCCTGGACCCCGAGACCACCCGCTCCATCCTCCAGCTGCTGCGCGACCTCAACCAGCAGCTCGGCCTCACCGTGCTGCTGATCACGCACGAGATGGACGTGGTCAAGTCCGTCTGCGACTCGGCCGCCCTGATGAAGCGCGGCAGGATCGTGGAGTCCGGCACCGTCGCCGAGCTGCTCGCCACCCCCGGCTCCGAGCTGGCGGGCGAGCTCTTCCCCGTCACCGGCGCCGCCACCGGCCCCGACCGCACGGTCGTCGACGTCACCTTCCACGGCGAAGCCGCCGCCCAGCCGGTCATCTCGCAGCTCTCGCGCACGTACAACATCGACATCTCGATCCTCGGCGCCGCGATGGACACCGTCGCCGGACGCCAGATCGGCCGCATGCGCATCGAACTGCCCGGCCGCTTCGAGGACAACGTCGTACCCGTGGGCTTCCTGCGCGAACAGGGACTCCAGGTCGACGTCGTCGGCGAGGAGGACACCGGCGCCAAGGCCGACACGATCGACGACGAACTGGCCTCCCTGGTCAAGGATGGTGCGAAGTGA
- a CDS encoding GNAT family N-acetyltransferase has protein sequence MGMSVTISAAAAEDAEQIFKLQYLAFQREAELYGNYLIQPLTQSLDSLKAELASDTVLVARLGDEVVGTVRGSVDEDGTGKIAKLCVHPRLQGHGLGARLLRAVEEALAGHGAPTRFRLHTGHKSESNLRLYRKAGYTKVGGRTASDGVQLVILEKEAKDATDFAVSA, from the coding sequence ATGGGCATGAGCGTGACCATTTCGGCGGCGGCCGCCGAGGACGCCGAGCAGATCTTCAAACTGCAGTACCTGGCCTTCCAGCGCGAGGCCGAGCTCTACGGCAACTACCTCATCCAGCCGCTCACCCAGTCCCTGGACTCCCTCAAGGCGGAGCTGGCGTCGGACACCGTGCTGGTGGCCCGGCTCGGCGACGAGGTCGTCGGCACCGTGCGCGGCAGCGTCGACGAGGACGGCACCGGGAAGATCGCCAAGCTGTGCGTCCACCCGCGGCTGCAGGGCCACGGTCTCGGCGCCCGCCTGCTGCGCGCCGTCGAGGAGGCCCTGGCGGGGCATGGCGCGCCCACCCGCTTCCGCCTGCACACCGGGCACAAGAGCGAGTCGAACCTGCGGCTCTACCGCAAGGCGGGCTACACGAAGGTCGGCGGCCGCACGGCCTCGGACGGCGTGCAGCTGGTGATCCTGGAGAAGGAAGCCAAGGACGCCACCGATTTCGCGGTCAGTGCCTGA
- a CDS encoding sigma-70 family RNA polymerase sigma factor gives MDLLKADLFEKLGPLLSAEAAAEAPGTGVEAADLEQAVWVRLLESGPRDPDPTGRARWLRRAVRAEARLARRRARREIPYDSRHHAGDDYRHPSADEPGRPAGDGRRRHRAAGAAPAAAGGVPEEALLTGEDTRALRSAVARLPGRCPELMKALLSPRDLTYREIAGELGISQGSLGPVRSRCLGCLRRMLAAEVAAPGLRGKER, from the coding sequence ATGGACCTGTTGAAGGCTGACCTCTTTGAGAAGCTCGGCCCGCTGCTCTCGGCCGAGGCGGCGGCGGAGGCCCCGGGCACCGGAGTCGAGGCGGCCGACCTGGAACAAGCCGTCTGGGTCAGGCTGCTGGAGAGCGGCCCGCGCGACCCCGACCCCACCGGCCGCGCACGGTGGCTGCGCCGGGCCGTGCGTGCCGAGGCCCGGCTCGCCCGGAGGCGGGCGCGGCGCGAGATCCCGTACGACTCTCGTCATCACGCCGGGGACGACTACCGCCACCCCTCCGCGGATGAGCCCGGCCGCCCTGCCGGGGACGGCCGCCGCCGGCACCGCGCGGCGGGCGCGGCCCCCGCGGCCGCGGGCGGGGTGCCGGAGGAGGCCCTCCTCACCGGAGAGGACACCCGTGCGCTTCGATCTGCGGTCGCCCGATTGCCCGGACGCTGTCCGGAGCTCATGAAGGCACTTCTTTCGCCCAGAGACCTCACTTACCGTGAAATCGCAGGAGAGTTGGGTATCTCACAAGGAAGTTTGGGGCCCGTCCGTTCCCGTTGCCTGGGATGTCTGCGCAGAATGCTGGCTGCAGAGGTTGCGGCTCCTGGCCTGCGGGGAAAGGAGCGGTAG
- a CDS encoding glycerophosphodiester phosphodiesterase yields MTQGGAARRTVLGAAVLAAGTGITGLAAGPAAASAAGGGHGEGGFRDLPYPTVIAHRGASGYRPEHTLGSYQLALDMGADVIEQDLVPTKDGHLVCRHENEIGGTTDVADHPEFAGRRTTKSIDGVPVTGWFTEDFTLAELKTLRAKERIPAVRQRNTLYDGQWAVPTFEEVLRWANRESRRRDKQVWLHVETKHPSYFRALGLGLEEPLAKLLRRYGRDRRDAAVFLQSFEPSSVQRLSRLVSAPRVVLLSAAGTRPWDFELAKDPRTVADLVKPEGLRWIAGFAQGIGPTLDLVIPRDAAGKLGTPTTLVKDAHAQGLLLHPYTARNENSFLPADFRKGTDPAAYGDAFAAYRTYFEQGIDGIFTDNPDTGLLAAEAFRPGRRPVNR; encoded by the coding sequence ATGACACAGGGCGGGGCAGCACGGCGCACGGTCCTCGGCGCGGCCGTACTGGCGGCGGGCACCGGCATCACCGGACTCGCGGCGGGACCGGCCGCCGCCTCCGCCGCGGGCGGCGGGCACGGCGAGGGCGGGTTCCGGGACCTGCCCTACCCGACGGTGATCGCCCACCGCGGGGCGAGCGGCTACCGGCCCGAGCACACGCTCGGCTCCTACCAGCTCGCGCTCGACATGGGCGCCGACGTCATCGAGCAGGACCTGGTCCCCACCAAGGACGGGCATCTGGTGTGCCGCCACGAGAACGAGATCGGCGGCACCACGGACGTCGCGGACCACCCGGAGTTCGCGGGGCGCCGGACCACCAAGTCCATCGACGGGGTCCCGGTCACCGGCTGGTTCACCGAGGACTTCACGCTCGCCGAGCTGAAGACCCTGCGTGCGAAGGAGCGCATCCCCGCCGTCCGGCAGCGCAACACCCTCTACGACGGCCAGTGGGCGGTGCCCACCTTCGAGGAGGTGCTGCGCTGGGCCAACCGGGAGAGCCGCCGCCGCGACAAGCAGGTCTGGCTGCACGTGGAGACCAAGCACCCCAGTTACTTCCGGGCGCTCGGCCTCGGCCTTGAGGAGCCGCTGGCCAAGCTGCTGCGGCGCTACGGGCGCGACCGCCGCGATGCGGCCGTCTTCCTCCAGTCCTTCGAGCCCTCCAGCGTCCAGCGGCTCTCCCGGCTGGTCTCCGCGCCCCGCGTCGTCCTGCTCTCCGCGGCGGGCACCCGCCCCTGGGACTTCGAACTGGCCAAGGACCCGCGCACGGTCGCGGACCTGGTCAAGCCCGAGGGCCTGCGGTGGATCGCCGGCTTCGCCCAGGGCATCGGCCCGACCCTGGACCTGGTCATCCCGCGCGACGCGGCCGGCAAGCTCGGCACCCCGACCACCCTGGTCAAGGACGCCCACGCCCAGGGGCTGCTGCTGCACCCCTACACCGCGCGGAACGAGAACAGCTTCCTGCCGGCCGACTTCCGCAAGGGCACCGACCCGGCCGCGTACGGAGACGCGTTCGCCGCCTACCGGACCTACTTCGAGCAGGGCATCGACGGGATCTTCACCGACAACCCGGACACCGGACTCCTCGCGGCGGAGGCCTTCCGCCCGGGCCGGCGTCCCGTCAACCGCTGA
- a CDS encoding lysophospholipid acyltransferase family protein codes for MRLMFRTRVEGIENIPGTGPVILAGNHLTFIDSMILPLVCDRTVHFIGKDEYVTGKGLKGRAMAWFFTGSGMIPVDRDGANGGVAALMTGRRILEEGKIFGIYPEGTRSPDGRLYRGRTGIARLTLMTGAPVVPFAMIGTDKLQPGGAGMPRPGRVTVRFGEPMEFSRYEGMDRDRYVLRAVTDSVMAEVMRLSGQEYVDMYATKAKAA; via the coding sequence ATGCGCCTGATGTTCCGCACCCGTGTGGAGGGCATCGAGAACATCCCGGGTACCGGACCGGTGATTTTGGCGGGCAACCACCTCACGTTCATCGACTCCATGATCCTTCCGCTGGTGTGCGACCGCACGGTCCACTTCATCGGCAAGGACGAGTACGTGACGGGCAAGGGCCTCAAGGGCCGCGCCATGGCCTGGTTCTTCACCGGCTCCGGCATGATCCCGGTCGACCGCGACGGGGCGAACGGCGGGGTCGCGGCCCTGATGACCGGCCGCCGGATCCTCGAAGAGGGCAAGATCTTCGGCATCTACCCGGAGGGCACCCGCTCCCCCGACGGCCGGCTCTACCGCGGCCGCACCGGCATCGCCCGCCTGACGCTGATGACGGGCGCCCCCGTGGTCCCGTTCGCGATGATCGGCACCGACAAGCTCCAGCCCGGCGGCGCCGGCATGCCGCGACCGGGCCGGGTCACCGTGCGCTTCGGCGAGCCGATGGAGTTCTCCCGCTACGAGGGCATGGACCGCGACCGGTACGTGCTGCGCGCGGTCACCGACTCGGTGATGGCCGAGGTCATGCGGCTGTCGGGCCAGGAGTACGTGGACATGTACGCGACCAAGGCGAAGGCGGCCTGA